In Sphingobacterium sp. PCS056, the following proteins share a genomic window:
- a CDS encoding SusC/RagA family TonB-linked outer membrane protein produces MIFFTKKATLFMWLICFFAMMGPSFAQDRLQISGRVIDAQDQKPLGGVTIVQKGTTNGVSSQEDGRFQISVPAGTTLLVTYVGYDSKEVLANTSNLTVQLSASTNVLDDVVVIGYGSVKRKDVTTAISSVSTKDLEKRPIVNVGQAIQGKAAGVAVMQPNGAPGGQMNIRVRGTTSFNGSNDPLYVVDGVPVDNIKFLSPNDVTDIQILKDASSAAIYGSRAANGVVLITTKTGKVGEGKITFGAQLTSNIVNNTVNVLNTEQYRDLQNEIGMVNLPVGLTDQTDWFKETYKTGIQQNYQLTISDGTEKLRYYLSGGFTDDKGTLKGSFFKRYNFKANIDNQVRKWLKVNANVTYSDYNDNGITSGLGSNRGGVVTAVITTPTYAPIWDPTDPERYYNNFYGINNITSPIENLARTKYNNNRENRILASGSALITFDPNLNFKSSFTLDRRNGLLTTFLDPLTTTWGRNQYGEASDIRNMNTVLTWDNVLTYNKRFGKHHIEAMAGSSWTDSKYTNSYINGSHYANGLIQTLNAANMISWNGTGSGASNWGIMSYFARAMYNYDGKYLLTANMRADGSSKLNPNDRWGYFPSVSAAWRLSSEDFLKDVEWIDDLKIRGGWGQTGNQSGLGDYSYLAFNGIERIEWFKVGQEHAVPNITQPNTLRAKDLTWETTTQANIGVDVAAFQNRVTLTLDYYHKKTTNMLMEVSLPAGSAAASVIKRNEGEMTNKGLEIALGSKNLVGELTWNTDFNISFNKNRLDKLVLSQLYNDAMTNDNVHDYAVRNEPGRALGGFFGYISDGVNPETGQLMYRDLNGDQKISSSDRTYIGDPNPKFTYGMTNSFSWKNFDLSIFIQGTYGNDIFNASRMETEGMYDGRNQSTVVLDRWRVPEQITHVPKAGFDMKNSTYFVEDGSYLRLKNISLGYAIAPERLKRMGIQKIQPYLSASNLLTWTKYSGMDPEVNQYGNSGRVQGIDWGTYPQSRSFVVGVNVEF; encoded by the coding sequence ATGATTTTCTTTACTAAGAAAGCAACTCTTTTTATGTGGCTAATTTGTTTCTTTGCGATGATGGGTCCATCTTTTGCTCAGGATAGATTGCAGATCAGTGGGCGTGTCATTGACGCTCAAGATCAGAAACCATTAGGTGGAGTGACGATTGTTCAAAAAGGAACAACAAATGGCGTATCTTCCCAAGAAGATGGACGCTTTCAAATTTCGGTTCCAGCAGGAACGACCCTTTTAGTGACCTATGTCGGTTATGACAGCAAAGAGGTACTAGCAAATACCAGTAATCTTACCGTACAGTTAAGTGCATCGACCAATGTGTTAGACGACGTCGTAGTGATTGGATATGGCTCTGTCAAACGAAAAGATGTCACTACTGCGATCTCATCGGTATCAACCAAAGATCTTGAAAAAAGACCGATCGTCAATGTGGGGCAAGCGATCCAAGGGAAAGCAGCGGGTGTAGCCGTGATGCAACCGAATGGTGCACCAGGAGGTCAGATGAATATCCGTGTACGTGGAACAACTTCTTTTAATGGAAGTAATGATCCGTTGTATGTAGTCGATGGTGTACCTGTGGATAACATCAAATTCCTATCACCCAATGATGTGACCGATATTCAAATTCTCAAAGATGCATCTTCTGCCGCTATTTATGGATCAAGAGCTGCCAATGGCGTCGTTCTGATCACGACTAAAACTGGTAAAGTTGGCGAAGGAAAAATTACATTTGGAGCGCAATTGACATCCAATATCGTGAACAATACCGTGAATGTGTTGAATACGGAACAATATCGAGATCTTCAAAATGAAATTGGTATGGTCAATCTTCCTGTTGGATTGACAGATCAAACCGATTGGTTTAAAGAAACCTATAAAACGGGTATCCAACAAAACTATCAATTGACGATTTCAGATGGTACGGAGAAATTAAGATATTATCTTTCTGGAGGATTCACAGATGACAAAGGAACATTAAAAGGTTCGTTTTTTAAACGTTATAATTTTAAAGCTAATATTGACAATCAAGTCCGTAAATGGTTAAAAGTTAATGCCAATGTTACCTATTCTGATTACAATGATAATGGTATTACATCCGGTTTAGGTTCTAATCGAGGAGGAGTGGTGACTGCTGTGATTACAACACCAACTTATGCACCAATATGGGATCCAACGGATCCGGAGCGTTACTATAATAATTTCTATGGAATCAATAATATCACGAGCCCTATTGAAAATCTAGCGAGAACAAAATATAACAACAATCGCGAAAATAGAATATTAGCATCGGGAAGTGCCTTGATCACCTTTGATCCCAATTTGAATTTTAAATCTTCCTTTACTTTAGATCGTAGAAATGGTTTATTGACTACTTTTTTAGATCCGTTGACAACGACGTGGGGGAGAAATCAATATGGTGAAGCATCAGATATCCGTAATATGAATACGGTATTGACATGGGATAATGTGTTGACCTATAACAAAAGATTTGGAAAGCACCATATCGAAGCTATGGCTGGTTCTTCCTGGACAGATTCAAAGTATACCAATAGCTATATCAATGGATCGCACTATGCAAACGGTTTGATACAAACATTGAATGCAGCAAACATGATTTCTTGGAATGGTACAGGATCTGGCGCTTCCAATTGGGGGATCATGTCCTATTTCGCAAGGGCCATGTACAATTACGATGGTAAATATCTGTTGACAGCAAACATGCGTGCAGATGGTTCTTCCAAATTAAATCCAAATGATCGTTGGGGTTATTTCCCTTCTGTTTCTGCAGCATGGAGACTCTCATCGGAAGATTTCTTGAAAGATGTGGAGTGGATTGATGACTTGAAGATAAGAGGTGGATGGGGACAAACAGGTAATCAATCGGGTCTAGGTGATTATTCTTATTTAGCATTCAACGGAATAGAAAGAATAGAATGGTTTAAAGTGGGGCAAGAACATGCTGTGCCCAATATCACGCAGCCCAACACGTTAAGAGCTAAAGATTTAACTTGGGAAACGACGACACAGGCAAATATAGGAGTGGACGTCGCAGCTTTTCAAAATAGAGTAACCTTAACGTTAGATTATTACCATAAAAAAACAACGAATATGTTGATGGAAGTTTCTCTTCCAGCAGGATCGGCAGCAGCAAGTGTGATCAAACGTAATGAAGGAGAGATGACGAATAAAGGTCTTGAAATTGCGCTAGGATCAAAAAATTTAGTAGGTGAATTGACATGGAACACTGACTTTAATATATCATTCAATAAAAATCGTCTCGATAAACTGGTGCTAAGTCAGCTTTATAATGACGCGATGACCAATGACAATGTGCATGATTATGCTGTTCGAAATGAACCTGGACGTGCACTAGGAGGTTTCTTTGGTTATATCAGCGATGGTGTAAACCCAGAGACCGGTCAGTTGATGTATCGTGATTTGAATGGAGACCAAAAAATATCATCTTCAGATAGAACGTATATTGGTGATCCAAATCCCAAATTTACTTACGGTATGACCAATAGTTTCTCTTGGAAAAACTTTGATCTCAGCATATTTATTCAAGGGACTTACGGCAATGATATCTTTAATGCAAGCCGTATGGAAACCGAAGGCATGTATGATGGCCGTAATCAATCTACAGTGGTATTAGACCGCTGGCGTGTGCCAGAACAGATAACCCATGTACCGAAAGCGGGATTTGATATGAAAAACTCGACTTATTTTGTGGAAGATGGAAGTTATTTGAGATTGAAAAACATCTCATTGGGTTATGCTATTGCTCCAGAACGATTGAAAAGAATGGGTATTCAAAAAATACAACCTTATTTATCTGCTAGCAATTTGTTGACCTGGACGAAATATTCAGGTATGGACCCTGAAGTCAACCAGTATGGAAACTCTGGACGTGTACAGGGTATCGATTGGGGAACTTATCCGCAAAGTAGATCATTTGTGGTTGGGGTAAACGTAGAATTTTAA